The Algoriphagus sp. TR-M9 genome has a window encoding:
- a CDS encoding serine/threonine-protein kinase, producing MAREKENWNQIEALFEDLVCMPESQKSERLESLKHSDFPTYTLLKSLLDADKNPAPIFGNSAQVILEEWSKDPDLVGTQIGAFRLDQLIGQGAMGSVFKAIRTDGQFDQTVAIKLMKSQVLNSSNRDLFQRERQILAKLNHPGIARLYDGGFVDDGRPYFSMEWVSGKSLSDYSESQNLTIKQRIRLFIHVCEAVSYAHQSLVLHLDLKPQNILVDQSGRVKLLDFGVSKLIEEHQSTDTSAFTLAYASPEQLEKRDLNTASDIYALGVIFIELLDGRHPFEPLLKKPLELKKAILSGNNPNLLLAEDKLSAFAEDLRAIANRCTAAKPVDRYSTVNQIINDLHAFLGDYPISIRKHDLNYKAAKYFRRNRALVASIFIGTLVIFSMGTYYTLQLQKQRDRAEAEAKKANQITELLTDIFMAADPNIGGADTITAVNLLDQGIENLTNNMQDDPELYSDMLLRLAPVYFNLGQYEKGEKIAQQGFEIYTSIPDISAENLASAEMVISQAHYYYGELDTSKIIIDKAFERLQDHKITNGEIYASILTQMGNVNLDLGNIVLADSIYRLAHEQYLQLREAPHTDLAFTLHMMGSTSRDLGDFKSGETFLLQSLAMKRELYDEPHLEIAYTYNYLGSLYQGMEQYEKALDYIQKSYQQRKAILGTFHVETLASMANTARTYNHINKYKEAIAIYDSTLLIVDSLFGKKHYYYAGLIGNQGNSYYFLGDYAIAKEKVEESRRLYAELNPGNLLAQAAPLSRLADIAVKESDLKTASELYLKALEIREGNLPAGHIQITQSQQTLGECLLDLGDYPTAIEYLELALNTLTEDTEQHEAKITQLHQSLLTAYHATNNLEKVSFYEQQLALKD from the coding sequence ATGGCTCGTGAAAAAGAAAATTGGAATCAAATCGAAGCACTTTTTGAGGATTTGGTCTGCATGCCCGAAAGCCAGAAGTCAGAAAGGCTAGAATCATTGAAGCATAGCGACTTCCCAACCTACACTTTACTCAAATCCCTACTTGACGCCGATAAAAATCCGGCGCCGATTTTCGGAAATTCAGCACAGGTAATCTTAGAAGAATGGAGCAAAGACCCAGATCTGGTAGGCACGCAGATTGGGGCATTCAGACTGGACCAGCTCATCGGTCAAGGAGCCATGGGGTCGGTCTTCAAAGCCATTCGCACTGATGGGCAGTTTGACCAAACTGTGGCTATCAAACTAATGAAATCCCAGGTACTCAACTCTTCAAACCGGGATTTATTTCAGCGGGAAAGACAAATTCTAGCTAAACTAAACCACCCGGGAATAGCCCGTTTATATGACGGAGGCTTTGTGGATGATGGCAGACCTTACTTTAGCATGGAGTGGGTCTCTGGCAAATCACTGTCTGACTATTCAGAAAGCCAAAACCTGACAATTAAGCAAAGAATCAGACTTTTTATCCATGTCTGCGAAGCAGTAAGCTATGCCCATCAGTCACTTGTTCTTCATCTGGACCTCAAGCCACAAAATATCCTCGTCGATCAATCAGGTCGTGTAAAGCTCTTGGATTTTGGAGTTTCCAAATTAATAGAAGAGCACCAAAGCACGGATACCAGCGCCTTTACCCTAGCCTATGCCTCTCCCGAGCAACTTGAAAAAAGGGATTTGAATACCGCATCCGATATTTACGCTCTGGGCGTAATCTTCATCGAACTATTAGATGGGAGGCATCCTTTCGAACCTTTGCTTAAAAAACCTCTAGAACTAAAAAAAGCAATCTTATCAGGTAATAATCCTAACCTACTACTCGCTGAGGATAAACTCTCAGCATTTGCTGAGGACTTGAGGGCAATTGCAAATCGATGTACAGCCGCAAAACCTGTGGACAGATACAGCACGGTCAATCAAATAATCAATGACCTGCATGCTTTTCTAGGAGATTACCCAATCAGTATTCGAAAACATGACCTGAACTACAAGGCTGCTAAATATTTCAGAAGAAATAGAGCGCTGGTCGCTTCGATTTTTATAGGCACTCTGGTTATTTTCTCCATGGGTACCTACTACACCCTCCAGCTTCAAAAGCAAAGAGACCGAGCTGAGGCTGAAGCCAAAAAGGCCAATCAGATTACAGAATTACTGACAGATATCTTTATGGCTGCTGATCCTAATATTGGAGGGGCGGACACGATCACAGCGGTTAATCTGCTCGATCAAGGCATAGAAAACCTGACAAATAACATGCAGGATGACCCTGAATTGTATTCTGACATGCTTCTCCGGCTGGCACCGGTATATTTCAACCTTGGGCAGTACGAAAAAGGGGAGAAAATAGCGCAGCAAGGCTTTGAAATCTACACTTCTATTCCTGACATCAGTGCAGAAAACCTAGCCTCAGCAGAAATGGTAATCTCGCAAGCTCACTACTACTACGGTGAACTGGACACCTCCAAAATCATAATTGACAAGGCATTTGAAAGACTTCAGGACCATAAAATCACCAATGGAGAAATTTACGCTTCTATTTTGACGCAGATGGGAAATGTGAATCTTGATCTGGGAAATATCGTCCTTGCCGACTCTATATACCGACTGGCTCATGAGCAATACCTACAATTGAGAGAAGCACCTCATACAGACCTGGCTTTCACCTTACATATGATGGGCTCTACGTCACGTGACTTGGGTGATTTCAAGAGTGGGGAAACCTTCTTGCTTCAGTCTCTGGCCATGAAAAGAGAGCTATATGATGAACCCCATTTGGAAATTGCCTACACCTACAATTACCTGGGTAGTTTATATCAGGGGATGGAGCAATATGAAAAGGCGCTGGATTACATTCAAAAATCCTATCAGCAGCGTAAGGCCATTTTGGGCACTTTCCATGTAGAAACCTTAGCCAGCATGGCCAATACAGCCAGAACATACAATCATATCAATAAATACAAAGAGGCGATTGCCATTTACGACTCTACCCTACTGATCGTAGATTCGCTTTTTGGCAAAAAACATTACTATTACGCAGGTCTTATAGGGAATCAAGGGAATTCCTATTATTTCCTAGGGGATTATGCTATAGCTAAAGAAAAGGTAGAAGAATCCAGAAGGCTTTATGCTGAATTAAATCCGGGTAATCTACTAGCTCAAGCAGCTCCACTCAGCCGGCTTGCCGATATCGCGGTCAAGGAAAGTGACCTGAAAACTGCAAGTGAATTATACCTAAAAGCTTTGGAGATACGGGAGGGGAATTTGCCCGCAGGCCATATTCAAATCACCCAAAGTCAGCAAACACTTGGCGAATGTCTGCTAGACCTTGGGGATTATCCTACCGCCATAGAATACCTTGAACTCGCTTTAAATACTCTGACTGAAGATACAGAGCAGCATGAAGCTAAAATCACTCAACTTCATCAATCGCTGCTTACTGCCTACCATGCCACTAATAACCTAGAAAAGGTGAGCTTCTATGAACAGCAGCTGGCACTAAAGGATTAA
- a CDS encoding thiol-activated cytolysin family protein, with the protein MKALFKINMKAAFSFALVFLILTSCNLGEDDEPIKTSPDAESISQYIRNLNFDEQELFNVQGISGALSRQDVGGPITNTTPGQGVYTECKTQRVSLKSNFEEIAILRPTDGVIYPGALVVADKATLGGLPTPVTIDRSPIKLRLDLPGIGENGNIEVENASNTSVQSKIDEALEWWNANSKPDGYTIASNSSYAAATSYSSKQLSIDVGLNVDWARGDAQAQFNYTSSQSERVAMMVFKQRFYTITMNAPNNPGEVFGANATIADVESKFSPEGPPAYVHSVSYGRIIMFRMVTTETATDSELSGAFNYATGLTSASGSLEAKYKSILEKSSITVVTMGGSAEAASSAVTARNFGDLEEVLQGENAVYSRNNPGVPIAYSLKYLKDNTNAKLGYTTEYSIQNCEQKTYPSQNVSLNNKNGFLGVTMRFTIYYKQKSGGNTYNRTVSSGDIKTNTKEVKAVPSGAFDIRVVVEFKDGFKWKFLYDREYSRPTQLCMESTQSLTQVRVQSVSC; encoded by the coding sequence ATGAAAGCATTATTTAAAATCAACATGAAGGCAGCTTTTTCATTTGCCTTGGTCTTTTTAATCCTGACTTCCTGTAATCTGGGAGAAGATGATGAACCGATCAAAACATCTCCGGATGCGGAGTCCATCAGCCAGTATATTCGAAACCTTAATTTCGATGAACAAGAATTGTTCAATGTCCAGGGGATTTCAGGTGCACTATCACGCCAAGATGTAGGAGGTCCTATTACCAACACCACGCCTGGACAAGGAGTGTACACCGAATGCAAAACCCAGCGAGTTTCTCTGAAAAGTAATTTTGAGGAGATCGCAATTTTAAGGCCTACGGATGGAGTGATCTACCCGGGGGCATTGGTGGTAGCTGATAAGGCTACCCTCGGAGGACTTCCAACTCCGGTTACTATAGATCGCTCACCTATAAAGCTTCGTTTGGATCTGCCGGGAATAGGTGAGAACGGGAATATAGAAGTGGAAAACGCCAGTAATACCAGTGTGCAAAGTAAGATAGATGAAGCCTTAGAATGGTGGAATGCCAATTCCAAGCCAGATGGCTACACCATAGCTTCCAACTCATCCTATGCCGCAGCTACCTCTTATTCCTCCAAGCAGCTGAGTATAGATGTTGGCTTGAATGTAGATTGGGCTAGAGGAGATGCCCAGGCACAGTTCAACTACACGTCCAGTCAGTCTGAGCGAGTGGCGATGATGGTTTTTAAACAGAGGTTTTATACCATTACTATGAATGCGCCTAATAATCCCGGAGAGGTTTTCGGGGCCAATGCTACCATTGCAGATGTAGAATCTAAGTTTAGTCCGGAGGGACCTCCAGCCTATGTGCACTCAGTCTCATACGGTCGGATCATTATGTTTAGAATGGTCACTACGGAGACGGCTACCGATTCAGAACTTTCCGGCGCATTCAACTATGCCACTGGGTTGACTTCGGCATCTGGCTCCTTGGAAGCAAAGTACAAGTCGATTTTAGAAAAATCCTCCATTACAGTAGTGACCATGGGAGGAAGTGCAGAAGCGGCTTCCTCAGCAGTGACTGCAAGGAATTTTGGAGACTTGGAGGAGGTACTGCAGGGAGAAAATGCAGTTTACAGTAGAAATAATCCAGGAGTTCCGATTGCTTATAGTTTGAAATACCTGAAAGACAATACCAATGCAAAACTCGGGTACACCACAGAATACAGTATTCAAAACTGTGAGCAGAAAACCTATCCATCTCAAAATGTTTCACTAAATAATAAGAATGGGTTTTTGGGAGTGACTATGCGTTTTACAATTTACTACAAGCAAAAATCAGGAGGGAATACCTATAACCGTACTGTCAGCAGTGGTGATATTAAGACCAATACCAAGGAGGTCAAGGCGGTCCCATCAGGTGCCTTTGACATCAGGGTAGTAGTAGAGTTCAAAGATGGGTTTAAATGGAAGTTTCTATATGATCGTGAGTACAGCAGGCCAACTCAACTTTGCATGGAGTCTACGCAATCTCTCACTCAAGTAAGGGTTCAGTCGGTCTCTTGTTAA
- a CDS encoding ECF-type sigma factor encodes MSISGPTSVPNSDFSVKRSLFMNCYQELSSLASHKLRQEFNAPTLDTAALVHEAYLKMEQHQNDFQNKEHFMAIAAICMRRFLVDYARQKQRQKRGGNQVHLTFGEVNHKVATTPEQILNLYEALVRLKAINNRYCRVVEYHFFGGYKHEEIAGLLDVSIDTVRRDWRLAKAWLSNELKNSA; translated from the coding sequence ATGTCCATTTCAGGCCCAACCTCAGTCCCCAACAGCGATTTTTCAGTAAAGCGCTCATTGTTCATGAATTGCTATCAGGAGCTCTCTTCACTCGCCAGTCATAAACTTCGGCAAGAATTCAACGCGCCTACTCTCGATACCGCAGCACTAGTTCATGAAGCTTACCTAAAAATGGAGCAGCACCAAAATGACTTCCAAAATAAAGAACACTTCATGGCTATAGCTGCGATTTGCATGAGGCGGTTTCTGGTGGATTATGCGAGGCAAAAGCAAAGGCAAAAACGTGGAGGGAACCAAGTCCATTTAACTTTTGGCGAGGTCAACCACAAGGTGGCTACCACGCCAGAACAAATCCTGAATTTATACGAGGCCCTGGTTCGTCTGAAAGCCATCAACAACCGCTATTGCCGGGTAGTGGAATACCATTTCTTTGGAGGGTATAAGCATGAGGAAATCGCAGGATTGCTGGATGTTTCCATTGACACAGTGCGCAGGGACTGGCGACTTGCCAAAGCATGGCTCAGCAATGAGTTAAAAAACAGCGCTTGA